A section of the Pseudovibrio sp. M1P-2-3 genome encodes:
- the ade gene encoding adenine deaminase, whose protein sequence is MKRSSKEFLETAIAAGKGEIPADIVLKNVGLFSVMDGSQTTCDLAIVEDRIVGTHASYDGHIELDCSGKIAVPGFIDTHLHVESSLVTPLEFDRCVLPHGVTTAICDPHEIANVAGIKGIQYFLDSAANTIMDLRINLSSCVPATSFETSGARLELEDLLPFKDHEKVIGLAEFMNFPGVLARDPSVISKLDAFQGGHIDGHAPLLGGVDLNGYLAAGIRTDHEATSAREALEKLSKGMNILIREGSVSKDLDALAPVLTSDYSSFLCLCTDDRNPLDIAEEGHIDSMIRRLIAHGCKPKDVYRAASWSAAMAFGLRDRGHLAPGWRADIALLDDLEKCSVSDVISGGKVVTPQLFAQRNAVKPTGLTDTCHAPEVFAGNFTVAARTEPHSVLGVKAGLILTSHEKRVLPTKGNEALIDLGQDVVKVAVVERHGKNGNIATGFVTGFGLQEGAIASSVGHDSHNICVVGACEVSMATAVNRLRQIKGGFAVASKDKVLAELALPLAGLMSLQPFEHVREELEKLRAAAKGLGCCLPEPFLQVAFLPLPVIPHLKITDFGVFDVDAFSLIP, encoded by the coding sequence CCGGATCGTTGGGACCCATGCTAGTTATGATGGTCATATTGAGCTGGATTGTTCCGGTAAAATCGCGGTTCCGGGCTTTATTGATACGCATCTGCATGTGGAATCCTCGCTTGTCACGCCCTTAGAATTTGACCGATGCGTGCTTCCTCACGGGGTTACAACTGCAATCTGTGACCCCCATGAGATTGCAAATGTCGCAGGGATAAAAGGGATACAGTACTTTCTTGATTCCGCGGCAAATACAATAATGGATTTGCGTATCAACCTGTCCTCTTGTGTTCCTGCCACCTCATTCGAAACATCGGGTGCCCGCTTGGAACTGGAAGACCTGCTTCCTTTCAAAGATCACGAAAAAGTTATTGGCCTTGCTGAGTTTATGAACTTTCCGGGCGTTCTGGCACGTGATCCTTCCGTCATATCCAAGCTGGATGCTTTTCAGGGCGGGCATATTGATGGACACGCTCCACTTTTGGGCGGGGTGGACCTTAATGGCTATTTGGCTGCGGGCATTCGAACCGACCATGAAGCGACCAGCGCTCGGGAAGCTTTGGAAAAGCTCTCCAAGGGCATGAATATATTAATTCGAGAGGGGTCTGTCTCCAAGGATCTGGACGCTTTGGCGCCCGTTCTAACCTCTGATTATTCAAGCTTTCTGTGCCTTTGTACCGATGATAGAAACCCGCTGGATATTGCGGAGGAGGGCCATATTGACTCCATGATCCGCCGACTGATTGCACATGGGTGTAAGCCAAAAGACGTGTATCGGGCAGCAAGTTGGTCTGCGGCAATGGCTTTCGGTCTACGTGATCGCGGGCACCTCGCGCCGGGTTGGAGGGCCGATATTGCTTTGCTTGACGACCTTGAGAAGTGCTCCGTGAGTGATGTCATCAGCGGCGGAAAAGTGGTTACGCCCCAACTATTTGCTCAAAGAAATGCCGTGAAACCGACGGGTTTGACGGACACATGTCATGCCCCTGAAGTCTTTGCGGGCAACTTTACTGTTGCAGCCCGAACAGAACCGCATTCAGTACTTGGGGTTAAGGCTGGGCTGATTTTGACCTCCCACGAAAAAAGAGTTCTGCCTACCAAAGGCAACGAGGCTTTGATTGATCTTGGACAGGATGTTGTCAAAGTCGCTGTAGTTGAGCGTCACGGTAAAAACGGGAACATTGCAACCGGATTTGTGACAGGGTTTGGTTTGCAAGAGGGGGCTATTGCCTCTTCCGTTGGTCATGATAGCCACAACATTTGTGTCGTCGGGGCCTGTGAAGTCTCCATGGCAACAGCCGTAAACCGGTTACGTCAGATAAAAGGTGGCTTTGCAGTTGCCTCCAAAGACAAGGTTCTTGCAGAACTGGCTTTGCCGCTTGCCGGACTTATGAGTTTGCAGCCTTTTGAACACGTACGCGAAGAACTGGAGAAACTTCGAGCTGCTGCGAAAGGTCTTGGTTGTTGTCTGCCAGAGCCGTTTTTACAGGTCGCGTTCTTGCCGCTTCCGGTTATTCCGCATTTAAAAATTACAGATTTTGGGGTTTTTGATGTGGACGCATTCTCACTTATCCCCTAA
- a CDS encoding long-chain-fatty-acid--CoA ligase — MTSVEEWNSSFKARPIGEYLDEALKNYSSRPAMDFMGKGYTYKEMGELVDKVAAGLEKQGVRKDTKVGLCLPNCPYYPVFYFAILHLGGTVVNFNPLYVERELSFQARDSGIDIMVTLDLKMMFDKMETVRKEGALKKIVVCRMADILPQPKKLLFTLLKGKERSSIPNSSAHVKFGDLISNGTRYTRPQINPEEDLAVIQYTGGTTGVPKGAMLTHANLSANMEQTKELFTNVVYGQEKAVCVLPFFHVFAMTILQNISIMFGSEMILVPRFELKDVLDTIQRKKATIFAGVPTIYTAINNQPDIEKYDLSSLKICASGGAPLPVEVKEEFEKLTGCSLFEGYGLSETSPVVCVTPLDSPSPEGSIGYPVSGTTLSFRDLDDLSKEVSKGEKGELCVTGPQVMKGYWNRKDATEQTLENGKVLHTGDVGYMDENGFVYLVDRIKDLIICSGYNVYPRVIEEALYLHDAVEETIVIAVPDKYRGQAPKAFVKLKEGQTVSEAELLTFLKEQISKIEMPKMIEFRDELPKTMVGKLSKKELVEEEAAKQKAAEAGVAAE, encoded by the coding sequence TTGACCAGCGTAGAAGAGTGGAATAGTAGCTTTAAAGCTCGCCCGATTGGTGAATATCTTGATGAAGCCCTGAAGAACTACTCAAGCCGTCCAGCAATGGACTTTATGGGTAAAGGGTATACCTATAAAGAGATGGGCGAACTGGTGGACAAAGTGGCTGCCGGCCTCGAAAAGCAAGGCGTGCGCAAGGACACCAAAGTTGGACTTTGCCTGCCAAACTGCCCTTACTACCCTGTTTTCTACTTCGCCATTTTGCATCTGGGCGGTACAGTTGTGAACTTCAACCCGCTTTATGTGGAGCGTGAGCTTTCGTTCCAAGCGCGGGATTCGGGCATTGACATCATGGTCACGCTTGACCTGAAAATGATGTTCGACAAGATGGAGACTGTCCGTAAGGAAGGCGCGCTGAAAAAGATTGTTGTTTGCCGCATGGCCGACATTCTGCCTCAGCCAAAAAAGCTCCTGTTCACATTGCTTAAGGGCAAAGAGCGTTCTTCCATTCCAAACAGTTCTGCACATGTGAAGTTTGGGGATCTGATCTCCAATGGCACACGCTACACTCGCCCGCAGATTAATCCGGAAGAAGATCTCGCGGTTATCCAGTACACTGGCGGTACAACAGGTGTGCCAAAAGGTGCCATGCTGACCCATGCGAACCTTTCGGCCAATATGGAGCAGACCAAAGAGCTCTTTACGAATGTTGTTTATGGTCAGGAAAAGGCAGTTTGCGTACTTCCTTTCTTCCACGTGTTCGCAATGACTATTTTGCAGAACATCTCGATTATGTTCGGCTCCGAGATGATCCTTGTACCTCGTTTTGAGCTTAAGGACGTTCTGGATACAATCCAGCGTAAGAAGGCTACGATTTTTGCAGGTGTTCCAACGATCTATACTGCAATTAATAACCAGCCTGATATCGAAAAGTATGACCTGTCTTCCCTGAAGATCTGTGCATCCGGTGGTGCTCCGCTTCCTGTGGAAGTTAAGGAAGAGTTCGAAAAACTTACCGGATGTAGCCTGTTTGAAGGCTATGGCCTTTCTGAAACGTCTCCAGTCGTGTGCGTAACACCGCTTGACAGCCCAAGCCCAGAAGGCTCTATCGGCTATCCGGTTTCTGGTACGACCCTTTCTTTCCGTGATCTGGATGATCTTTCCAAAGAGGTGTCTAAGGGTGAAAAAGGTGAACTTTGTGTCACTGGCCCGCAGGTGATGAAAGGTTACTGGAACCGTAAGGATGCAACCGAGCAGACACTCGAAAACGGTAAGGTGCTTCACACAGGTGATGTGGGCTATATGGACGAAAACGGTTTCGTCTATCTGGTTGACCGTATTAAAGACCTGATTATTTGCTCTGGCTACAACGTGTATCCTCGCGTTATCGAAGAGGCGCTGTATCTCCATGATGCGGTTGAAGAAACAATCGTTATTGCTGTTCCTGACAAGTACCGCGGACAGGCTCCAAAAGCTTTCGTTAAGCTCAAGGAAGGGCAAACAGTCTCCGAAGCCGAGCTGTTGACGTTCCTCAAAGAGCAGATCTCGAAAATCGAAATGCCGAAGATGATTGAGTTCCGGGACGAGCTACCAAAAACTATGGTGGGTAAACTCTCCAAGAAGGAACTGGTGGAAGAAGAAGCTGCCAAGCAGAAAGCGGCGGAAGCTGGAGTTGCTGCAGAGTAA
- a CDS encoding xanthine dehydrogenase family protein molybdopterin-binding subunit — protein sequence MTNEPVMKFGIGASSLRVEDPVFLTGQGCFTDDVRKRGALTGYMVRSPFAHADFSISNLSQVKARKGVKLVLTAHDLKGHNRLPFFGFLKQVDGSTIKGSNYEILCSKTLRYVGDAFAFIVAETLENAKDAAESLEVHFEPKRAVVECQIALENNAPVLHPEMGSNSAFKLSKGDREKVEEVFSKSDRIVSIELINNRVVSNFVETRACIGEFSEEDGTYTLTTCSQGGHQLRDTIAKGILKIPSDQLRVITPDVGGGFGTKISCYREYPLVLIAAKKLGVPVRWTGDRTEHFLADTQGRDNVVTARLALDASGKIHGLDVHLLANVGAYQNQYAPFVPSSCLSMVSGLYDIPAVWAEVTGVYTNTTPLDAYRGAGRPEAAYLIERLVAKAALEIGMNPIEFRKLNFIKPDGMPYTTQVGHTYDTGDFAKTLDKALRHSDFAGYLMREEQSLKRGKLRGIGMSCYIEACSFPGREEATIKLDENGGVTLFIGTQSNGQGHHTAYGQLIAEYLGLSLDKIKMVQGDTKLIKNGGGTEGSRSIPIGLTSVKEASVALVRKLKEIGGDRLEVDVEDLELVDGTLRVVGTDRYMSLAALAQTSAEKIEAFGEAVQKQCTYPNGTHICELEVDPETGVTKIERYTVVDDVGVTVNPRLLQGQIHGGVAQAIGQALYEHVIYDDEGQLLTASLLDYHVPRADDLPFFSHNTCNTPSKNNPLGVKGAGEAGTVGAAPAVMNALQYALRKHAGVGHIDMPATPSRVWGAIQAARI from the coding sequence ATGACCAATGAACCTGTGATGAAATTTGGAATTGGTGCCTCTTCTTTGCGTGTTGAAGACCCTGTTTTTTTAACTGGGCAAGGGTGTTTCACAGATGATGTTCGCAAGAGGGGCGCGCTTACTGGTTACATGGTGCGCTCTCCCTTCGCACATGCTGATTTTTCAATTTCAAACCTCTCGCAAGTCAAGGCGAGAAAGGGAGTAAAGCTTGTTCTGACAGCTCACGACCTCAAAGGACATAACCGATTACCTTTCTTTGGGTTTCTCAAGCAAGTAGATGGCAGCACCATAAAAGGCAGCAACTATGAAATTTTATGCAGTAAAACACTGCGTTATGTTGGAGATGCTTTTGCTTTTATTGTGGCTGAAACACTAGAAAATGCGAAGGATGCCGCAGAGAGCCTTGAAGTGCACTTTGAACCTAAGCGGGCTGTGGTTGAGTGTCAGATTGCTCTGGAAAATAACGCCCCTGTTTTGCATCCGGAGATGGGCTCGAATAGCGCCTTTAAACTTTCCAAAGGTGATCGGGAGAAGGTGGAAGAAGTTTTTTCAAAGTCTGATCGTATCGTCTCCATTGAGCTGATTAACAACAGGGTTGTTTCTAATTTTGTGGAGACCCGTGCCTGTATTGGAGAGTTTAGTGAAGAAGATGGGACGTATACATTAACCACCTGCTCACAAGGGGGGCACCAGTTACGCGATACGATTGCAAAAGGAATTTTAAAAATACCCTCTGACCAGTTGCGTGTGATTACTCCAGATGTTGGGGGTGGATTTGGGACGAAGATTTCTTGTTATCGCGAATATCCCCTTGTTTTGATCGCGGCCAAGAAACTGGGAGTTCCTGTTAGGTGGACAGGGGACAGGACAGAACATTTCCTTGCCGATACCCAAGGACGTGACAATGTGGTCACTGCCCGCCTAGCGCTTGATGCTTCAGGTAAAATTCATGGTCTAGACGTTCATCTTCTTGCAAACGTCGGGGCCTACCAAAATCAATATGCGCCATTTGTTCCCAGTAGTTGCTTGAGCATGGTATCAGGCCTCTATGATATTCCGGCGGTGTGGGCCGAAGTAACAGGTGTTTATACCAATACGACGCCATTGGATGCTTATCGTGGGGCAGGGCGTCCGGAGGCTGCATATTTGATAGAGCGATTGGTTGCGAAAGCTGCGCTGGAAATCGGCATGAACCCGATAGAGTTCCGCAAGCTCAACTTTATCAAGCCAGATGGCATGCCTTATACGACACAGGTGGGGCACACCTATGATACGGGTGATTTTGCAAAGACCCTAGATAAAGCTTTACGCCACAGCGATTTTGCCGGGTATTTGATGCGTGAAGAGCAAAGTTTGAAGCGTGGGAAACTGCGCGGTATCGGCATGTCTTGCTATATTGAAGCCTGCTCGTTTCCAGGAAGGGAGGAGGCCACTATAAAACTAGATGAAAATGGGGGGGTAACTCTCTTTATAGGAACCCAATCAAACGGGCAGGGGCACCATACTGCCTATGGCCAGCTTATTGCCGAGTATCTGGGACTGTCTTTGGATAAAATTAAAATGGTTCAGGGGGATACTAAGCTCATCAAAAATGGTGGGGGAACAGAGGGGTCCCGCTCCATTCCCATTGGCCTGACGTCGGTTAAAGAAGCCTCTGTTGCTCTGGTGAGAAAGCTCAAGGAAATTGGGGGCGATCGTTTAGAGGTTGATGTTGAAGATCTTGAGCTGGTGGATGGAACATTACGTGTTGTGGGTACGGATCGCTACATGTCGCTGGCTGCTCTGGCACAAACAAGCGCAGAGAAGATAGAGGCTTTTGGAGAAGCTGTACAAAAACAGTGTACCTACCCCAACGGGACACACATTTGCGAGTTGGAAGTTGACCCTGAAACCGGTGTTACAAAGATTGAGCGGTACACTGTGGTTGATGATGTGGGGGTAACGGTAAACCCGCGTCTCCTGCAAGGACAGATTCACGGGGGAGTGGCTCAGGCGATCGGTCAAGCTCTTTATGAACATGTGATTTATGATGATGAGGGGCAGCTCTTAACTGCCTCCCTACTGGACTATCATGTTCCCAGAGCGGATGATCTGCCGTTCTTCTCTCATAATACGTGTAATACTCCGAGCAAAAACAACCCTCTAGGTGTGAAGGGGGCAGGAGAGGCAGGCACTGTCGGGGCGGCCCCCGCTGTAATGAATGCTTTACAGTATGCCCTGAGAAAACATGCAGGTGTTGGACATATAGATATGCCGGCAACGCCGTCACGGGTATGGGGCGCCATTCAGGCAGCACGAATCTAG
- a CDS encoding DMT family transporter — MKLPGSAAERKVPSAKMPEGAIPTATGADAKPLLGIFLKIASTLAFFGMVSALKWVSQDVPITEVVFARNFFGLFPILIMMGMEGSFGYGWKTSRPMVHMSRAMVGVSAMACGFIGLKLLPLPDATAIGFAGPLIVVILAALLLKESVRIYRWSAVSVGFVGVLITVIPHLGEGQGGNLANWGVLFSFLGALLAAFAMIAVRKLSETERTATIVLWFTVTSTVLAAFTYPLGLVYPEFAWGVPDLFDGLCLVAVGVFGGLGQILLTHSYRYADASTIAPFDYMNMVWAICFGFVLFAEVPTPEVIVGSLIVIAAGIFVILREHQLGYDRTRARRASTPSKA; from the coding sequence ATGAAGTTGCCCGGCTCTGCGGCTGAACGTAAAGTCCCTTCCGCCAAAATGCCCGAAGGCGCAATCCCCACTGCAACTGGAGCAGATGCAAAGCCGCTGTTGGGTATTTTCTTGAAAATAGCCTCAACGCTTGCCTTTTTTGGTATGGTCTCCGCTCTTAAATGGGTCTCTCAAGATGTCCCCATTACTGAAGTGGTCTTTGCGCGTAACTTTTTTGGGCTGTTTCCGATTTTAATTATGATGGGAATGGAAGGTTCTTTTGGGTATGGGTGGAAAACCTCCCGCCCCATGGTACATATGAGCAGAGCAATGGTCGGCGTAAGCGCTATGGCCTGCGGCTTTATTGGTTTGAAACTTCTGCCTCTCCCGGATGCAACCGCGATTGGATTTGCTGGGCCCTTGATAGTGGTAATCTTGGCGGCATTACTCTTGAAGGAGAGTGTACGCATATACCGCTGGTCTGCTGTTTCCGTAGGGTTCGTGGGTGTTTTGATTACGGTTATACCGCACCTTGGAGAAGGACAGGGGGGGAACTTGGCCAACTGGGGGGTGCTCTTTAGTTTTTTAGGCGCGCTTCTGGCCGCCTTTGCCATGATAGCAGTGCGTAAACTGAGTGAAACAGAGCGAACTGCGACAATCGTACTCTGGTTTACAGTCACGTCGACGGTTCTGGCTGCGTTCACCTATCCACTGGGATTGGTCTATCCCGAGTTTGCATGGGGTGTTCCCGACCTGTTTGATGGTCTGTGTCTGGTCGCTGTTGGAGTTTTTGGCGGGCTTGGTCAGATTCTGTTGACTCATAGCTACAGGTACGCGGATGCGTCCACCATTGCGCCGTTTGATTATATGAATATGGTCTGGGCGATTTGCTTTGGATTTGTTCTTTTTGCAGAGGTTCCCACACCGGAGGTGATTGTCGGCTCATTGATTGTCATCGCAGCAGGAATTTTTGTCATCTTGCGAGAACATCAGCTGGGATATGACAGAACCAGAGCGCGGCGGGCCTCAACACCTTCCAAGGCATAG
- a CDS encoding Lrp/AsnC ligand binding domain-containing protein, translating into MTPFYVMIKCQLGKTYQVANAIADAEIASETYSISGEMDLMVKIYLEEGQDIGHFVSKQLHCIDGIQDTRTIITFKAF; encoded by the coding sequence ATGACACCATTTTATGTGATGATAAAATGCCAACTGGGCAAGACCTATCAGGTCGCAAACGCCATAGCAGATGCGGAAATTGCCTCTGAAACCTACTCCATTTCCGGAGAAATGGACCTTATGGTCAAGATCTATCTGGAAGAGGGGCAAGATATTGGCCACTTTGTATCCAAGCAACTCCATTGCATTGATGGTATTCAAGATACACGTACCATCATCACCTTCAAAGCATTCTAG
- the thiD gene encoding bifunctional hydroxymethylpyrimidine kinase/phosphomethylpyrimidine kinase yields the protein MTPIAVTIAGSDSGGAAGVQADLKTFSALGVYGATVFCALTAQNTKGVSAIHEVPADFIFAQIKAVFTDLAVNAVKIGMVSTCEAIEAVSKGLQQYNQAPIVLDPVMVASSGDLLLHSDAMDGLKKKLFPLALIITPNMAEAALLLDRPIARNAQEFKDQAKALLDLGVKSVLLKGGHGLDQKSDDLYLDQQGTELWLRDTRYSTENTHGTGCTLSSAIASGLAKGLGVETALQEAKDYISGAIRAADTLHIGSGHGPVHHFYKVWK from the coding sequence ATGACCCCGATTGCTGTAACAATTGCCGGATCTGATTCTGGAGGGGCTGCGGGAGTTCAGGCGGACCTGAAAACCTTTTCAGCACTGGGGGTTTATGGTGCGACGGTTTTTTGTGCTCTAACTGCGCAAAATACCAAAGGAGTCTCCGCTATTCATGAGGTGCCGGCAGATTTTATTTTTGCGCAAATAAAAGCCGTGTTTACGGACCTTGCTGTCAATGCTGTCAAAATCGGAATGGTCTCTACTTGTGAGGCAATTGAAGCTGTTTCGAAGGGCCTGCAGCAGTATAATCAAGCTCCCATTGTGCTAGACCCTGTCATGGTCGCCAGCTCTGGTGATTTGTTATTGCATTCCGATGCGATGGATGGATTGAAGAAAAAACTCTTCCCACTTGCTTTAATCATTACGCCCAATATGGCAGAGGCGGCGCTATTGCTTGACCGTCCTATTGCCCGAAATGCGCAAGAGTTTAAAGATCAGGCCAAGGCCCTTCTAGACTTGGGAGTGAAGAGTGTCCTGTTAAAAGGGGGGCATGGGCTGGACCAAAAATCAGATGATTTATATCTGGATCAACAAGGTACAGAACTCTGGCTACGAGACACCAGATATTCTACTGAAAACACTCACGGAACTGGTTGCACTTTATCCTCGGCTATTGCGTCGGGCCTGGCTAAGGGGCTAGGAGTTGAAACTGCCTTGCAAGAAGCTAAAGACTACATCTCGGGGGCTATCCGAGCGGCGGATACTCTGCATATAGGGAGTGGT